One genomic region from Hyalangium minutum encodes:
- a CDS encoding AAA family ATPase — MNLTIAVYQSRGPSGLQWTTLALGPHTRSRTGKSTVKLQRKLVDDLRTIIGELPVRELAYFQLPRGIRLERVRLELDFKRVRAGAEVSKVAGLFPLILEPRMRTRSEPMTIAYHPSRQDEWFPVDPGLGLEDQAKAFFTRMWAGMDQGTLDSLRSSRKDSLQAVSFIARPKSLLDQLGKKKGPWDDLEMDERLGKKKPKRGGLQVLNNLGTNLTVQAAENALDLGMPRSPYREQLQLLLGGERRTPVLLVGPPGCGKRTLLRRFVAEQLEAEDFRSHRNLDKVTEVWTLAGKRIIAGMSYVGDWEQRCLKLLEDARGGRRILLIEDLHAFGRIGRSRDSDANLALFFQGPLARGEITLVGTVTPEQLQRLETDAPSFAALFTQLHVRPTSSDETLRMLLHEARELELRNHVIWEPSLFPTLLEQAHSLFAGAALPGKALDLLRELATDYGGQDIEVDSGVLFEHLSRKTGLPDFLLHPNKRLEPAEVQTSLSRKVMGQPAAIEVASDLIVRIHAGLTDPRRPYGVFLFTGPTGTGKTELARAMASYLYGDPSRMARLDMAEFQTPDAVARLTGDAWQPEGRLTRLIREQPFTLVLLDEIEKAHPALLNLLLQTFDEGRLTDASGETADFTHTVIVMTSNLGARQKAMVGLRNQDAQSVALDSDRAVREFFPPELFNRIDRIVHFSPLSRESGEKVVEKELARLLARRGLTSRNIFVSADDAVKRRIVEEAFDPTLGARPLKRYLEEKVGQVLSEAIIRGPQALMRLFQLYTREDRFEVQADALVPREPAVEGFALEPLLTLPVAKLREKVLEARDEIQRIHQSENLGALSEQIRFHLARLQAGEHGHAESLYTLDAMRLYLEEFAGRLEAMARAPEEEAREMIEVERFADRVRTPADRWSQATRTRLFDRRAFEPVKFISREQLLDSLAEVYFLRRILQALSRSDQHVITLELLPLGQWRQEGASGSQLALWLGDAYASARGEVESFAARFPGGAFISGGPRELPNLLQAPQEPIHLALKLVGPGVRSFFEGEAGLHVWQSTGRLPEIVKVRVHDERAPAPLELITQHEAKLQAFHKARQAGVSPLPENPEAAAPVVRAYRFEPPTRTGAVSTLELDDYLLTHSGTHRVRTPGEALPALWRLRMTQNSSDGSA, encoded by the coding sequence ATGAACCTCACCATCGCTGTCTACCAGAGCCGGGGGCCCTCCGGCCTCCAGTGGACCACGCTGGCGCTCGGGCCGCACACGCGCAGCCGCACGGGCAAGAGCACCGTCAAGCTGCAGCGCAAGCTCGTGGATGACCTGCGCACCATCATCGGCGAGCTGCCCGTGCGCGAGCTGGCGTACTTCCAGTTGCCGCGCGGCATCCGCCTGGAGCGCGTGAGGCTGGAGCTGGACTTCAAGCGCGTGCGCGCCGGAGCCGAGGTCTCCAAGGTCGCCGGCCTCTTCCCGCTCATCCTCGAGCCTCGCATGCGCACCCGCAGCGAGCCGATGACCATCGCCTACCACCCCTCGCGCCAGGACGAGTGGTTCCCCGTGGATCCCGGGCTTGGCCTCGAAGACCAGGCGAAGGCCTTCTTCACCCGCATGTGGGCGGGGATGGATCAGGGGACGCTCGATTCGCTGCGCTCCTCTCGCAAGGACAGCCTCCAGGCGGTCTCGTTCATCGCCCGGCCGAAGTCACTGCTGGACCAGCTCGGCAAGAAGAAGGGTCCCTGGGACGACCTCGAGATGGATGAACGGCTCGGCAAGAAGAAGCCGAAGCGAGGAGGGCTCCAGGTGCTCAACAACCTGGGCACGAACCTCACCGTCCAGGCCGCGGAGAACGCGCTCGACCTCGGCATGCCGCGCAGCCCGTACCGAGAGCAGCTCCAGCTCCTGCTGGGCGGCGAGCGCCGCACGCCCGTGCTGCTCGTGGGCCCTCCAGGCTGTGGAAAGCGGACACTGCTGCGGCGCTTCGTGGCCGAGCAGCTGGAGGCCGAGGACTTCCGCAGCCACCGCAACCTCGACAAGGTGACCGAGGTCTGGACCCTCGCGGGCAAGCGCATCATCGCCGGCATGAGCTACGTCGGCGACTGGGAGCAGCGCTGCCTGAAGCTCCTGGAGGACGCACGCGGAGGCCGGCGCATCCTCCTGATCGAGGACTTGCACGCGTTCGGCCGCATCGGCCGCTCGCGGGACAGTGACGCCAACCTCGCCCTCTTCTTCCAGGGGCCCCTGGCGCGCGGAGAGATCACCCTCGTGGGAACGGTGACGCCGGAGCAGCTCCAGCGGCTGGAGACCGACGCACCCTCCTTCGCTGCGCTCTTCACGCAGCTCCACGTGCGCCCCACGAGCTCGGACGAGACGCTGCGGATGCTGCTGCACGAGGCCCGGGAGCTGGAGCTGCGGAACCACGTCATCTGGGAGCCGTCGCTCTTCCCCACCCTGCTGGAGCAGGCCCACTCGCTCTTCGCGGGGGCGGCACTGCCAGGCAAGGCGCTCGATCTGCTGCGCGAGCTGGCCACGGACTACGGCGGGCAGGACATCGAGGTGGACTCCGGAGTGCTCTTCGAGCACCTCTCGCGCAAGACGGGGCTCCCGGACTTCCTGCTCCACCCCAACAAGCGGCTGGAGCCCGCCGAGGTCCAGACCAGCCTCTCGCGCAAGGTGATGGGCCAGCCCGCCGCCATCGAGGTCGCGAGCGATCTCATCGTGCGCATCCACGCAGGGCTCACCGATCCCCGGCGTCCCTATGGCGTCTTCCTCTTCACCGGTCCCACCGGGACGGGCAAGACCGAGCTGGCCCGAGCCATGGCGAGCTACCTCTATGGCGACCCCTCGCGCATGGCGCGGCTCGACATGGCCGAGTTCCAGACGCCGGATGCCGTCGCTCGGCTCACCGGTGACGCCTGGCAGCCCGAGGGCCGCCTGACGCGCCTCATCCGCGAGCAGCCCTTCACGCTCGTGCTGCTCGATGAGATCGAGAAGGCACACCCGGCCCTGCTCAACCTGCTGCTGCAGACCTTCGACGAGGGCCGGCTCACGGATGCCTCGGGAGAGACGGCGGACTTCACCCACACCGTCATCGTGATGACGAGCAACCTCGGTGCCCGTCAAAAGGCCATGGTGGGGCTCCGAAACCAGGATGCCCAATCCGTGGCGCTCGACTCCGACCGCGCGGTGCGTGAGTTCTTCCCGCCCGAGCTCTTCAACCGCATCGATCGCATCGTGCACTTCTCGCCGCTCTCGCGAGAGTCGGGAGAGAAGGTGGTGGAGAAGGAGCTCGCGCGGCTGCTGGCGCGGCGGGGCCTGACGTCACGCAACATCTTCGTGTCCGCGGACGACGCGGTGAAGCGGCGCATCGTCGAGGAGGCGTTCGATCCCACCCTCGGCGCGCGGCCGCTGAAGCGCTACCTGGAGGAGAAGGTGGGCCAGGTGCTCTCGGAGGCCATCATCCGGGGGCCCCAGGCGCTGATGCGGCTGTTCCAGCTCTACACCCGCGAGGACCGCTTCGAGGTCCAGGCCGACGCGCTCGTGCCCCGCGAACCCGCCGTCGAAGGGTTTGCCCTGGAGCCGCTCCTGACGCTGCCCGTCGCGAAGCTGCGCGAGAAGGTGCTGGAGGCCCGCGACGAAATCCAACGCATCCACCAGAGCGAGAACCTGGGCGCGCTGTCCGAGCAGATCCGTTTCCACCTCGCGAGGCTCCAGGCGGGAGAGCACGGCCACGCCGAGTCGCTCTACACACTGGACGCGATGCGGCTCTACCTGGAGGAGTTCGCCGGACGGCTGGAGGCCATGGCCCGAGCGCCGGAGGAAGAAGCGCGAGAGATGATCGAGGTCGAGCGCTTCGCGGACCGGGTACGGACTCCCGCGGATCGCTGGTCTCAGGCGACGCGCACCCGCCTCTTCGATCGGCGGGCCTTCGAGCCGGTGAAGTTCATCTCCCGCGAGCAGCTGCTGGACTCGCTGGCGGAGGTCTACTTCCTGCGCCGCATCCTGCAAGCCCTCTCCCGCTCCGATCAGCACGTCATCACGCTGGAGCTGCTACCACTCGGGCAGTGGCGGCAGGAGGGTGCCTCCGGCTCGCAGCTGGCGCTCTGGCTCGGTGACGCCTATGCGAGCGCTCGCGGCGAAGTGGAGAGCTTCGCCGCCCGCTTCCCCGGAGGGGCCTTCATCTCGGGTGGGCCTCGCGAGCTGCCCAACCTGCTGCAAGCGCCCCAAGAGCCCATCCACCTGGCCCTCAAGCTGGTGGGCCCGGGTGTGCGGTCCTTCTTCGAGGGCGAGGCGGGGCTCCACGTCTGGCAGTCCACCGGGCGCCTGCCGGAGATCGTCAAGGTGCGCGTCCACGACGAGCGCGCGCCCGCGCCGCTGGAGCTCATCACCCAGCACGAGGCGAAGCTCCAGGCCTTCCACAAGGCCCGCCAGGCCGGGGTGAGCCCGCTGCCAGAGAACCCCGAGGCCGCCGCCCCCGTGGTCCGCGCTTACCGCTTCGAGCCGCCCACTCGGACGGGCGCGGTCTCGACGCTCGAGCTGGATGACTACCTGCTCACCCACAGCGGCACGCACCGGGTCCGCACCCCGGGGGAGGCCCTGCCTGCCCTCTGGCGCCTGCGGATGACCCAGAACTCCTCGGACGGGAGCGCCTGA
- a CDS encoding AAA family ATPase, protein MSDKSLRVYFSIHHDGRLTGRLLPAWARFFDEPGPSAYGANEAEVYALLETRVRQMLLDDASAMERFLWEEPLQAKTLTVEIHPQTTHKKRPVIGKALVPLKLTYVYGKLESGAYRVLVPRFGWSFVLEELSIAREVLQNALATALLGEHPKGLYDFRHEGEEYVQSWDPGGLEPSQRNSDTEESHPEVLEQIGEEMTSRALGSRAPSLVYDADTLEPWRVYVLRQPPRSILFVGGPGVGKTAQVMKMARWIAERRREDKERQYPKIWRTSAERIVAGMVYLGMWQERCLKIIDALSYENHYLYVDRLTSLLAPQPDGSSIGDLLLPAALNEEISLIAECTEAEFERCQRRFPEALRAFRVIRMEEPASTQMPELMRRYQETRRSRVSIHPMGLRQLVGHLEMFQRDTLFPGKAFRFLDWLDQQAERGKAKTLYPRDASEAYARYTGLPLQLISDEIPAEQSTLSAQLAQGVIGQARACEQAAGVLSRFKAGLNDPDKPVGTLLFVGPTGVGKTELSKQLARTLFGHEDRMIRLDMSEFMLPGSAQRLMEVGPGITSLAERVRQQPMSLVLFDEIEKAHPEIFDLLLGILGEGRLTDSLGRLVDFRMTVICMTSNLGVEQSEPMGYGAERGSGDFLRAVRQAFRPELFNRIDHVIPFRRLSEEDVLRIVDLELEKAASRAGLLRRKLRLVVESDARAWLARHGYDPKLGARPLKRLIEAKVMAPIAVKLSADAALEGAMLPVVVAGSPAEQQLAPDFRALATVLGA, encoded by the coding sequence ATGAGCGACAAGAGCCTTCGCGTCTACTTCTCCATCCACCACGACGGCCGCCTCACCGGGCGGCTGCTGCCGGCCTGGGCCCGCTTCTTCGATGAGCCCGGTCCGTCCGCCTACGGCGCCAACGAGGCCGAGGTCTACGCGCTGCTGGAGACGCGCGTGCGGCAGATGCTGCTCGATGACGCCTCCGCGATGGAGCGCTTCCTGTGGGAAGAGCCCCTGCAGGCGAAGACGCTCACGGTGGAGATCCACCCCCAGACGACCCACAAGAAGCGGCCCGTGATTGGCAAGGCGCTGGTGCCGCTGAAGCTCACGTACGTCTACGGCAAGCTGGAGAGCGGCGCCTACCGCGTGCTGGTGCCTCGCTTCGGCTGGTCGTTCGTGCTGGAGGAGCTCTCCATTGCGCGCGAGGTGCTGCAGAACGCACTCGCCACGGCGCTGCTCGGTGAGCACCCCAAGGGCCTCTACGACTTCCGCCACGAAGGCGAGGAGTACGTCCAGAGCTGGGACCCGGGAGGGCTGGAGCCGTCCCAGCGGAACAGCGACACCGAGGAGTCCCATCCGGAGGTGCTCGAGCAGATCGGCGAGGAGATGACCTCGCGCGCGCTGGGCAGCCGGGCCCCGTCACTGGTCTACGACGCGGACACCCTGGAGCCCTGGCGCGTCTACGTCCTGCGCCAGCCGCCGCGCTCCATCCTCTTCGTCGGAGGCCCCGGCGTCGGCAAGACGGCGCAGGTGATGAAGATGGCGCGCTGGATCGCGGAGCGGCGGCGCGAGGACAAGGAGCGGCAGTATCCGAAGATTTGGCGCACCAGTGCCGAGCGCATCGTGGCCGGCATGGTCTACCTGGGCATGTGGCAGGAGCGCTGCCTGAAGATCATCGACGCGCTCTCGTACGAGAACCACTACCTCTATGTGGACCGGCTCACCTCGCTGCTGGCGCCGCAACCGGATGGCTCCTCGATTGGCGACTTGCTCCTGCCCGCCGCGCTCAACGAGGAGATCTCCCTCATCGCCGAGTGCACGGAGGCGGAATTCGAGCGCTGCCAGCGGCGCTTCCCGGAGGCCCTGCGCGCCTTCCGCGTCATCCGCATGGAGGAGCCCGCCTCCACCCAGATGCCGGAGCTGATGCGGCGCTACCAGGAGACCCGGCGCAGCCGCGTGAGCATTCACCCCATGGGCCTGCGGCAGCTCGTGGGCCACTTGGAAATGTTCCAGCGCGACACCCTCTTCCCGGGCAAGGCCTTCCGCTTCCTCGACTGGCTGGACCAGCAGGCCGAGCGCGGCAAGGCCAAGACGCTCTATCCGCGAGACGCCTCGGAGGCCTACGCGCGCTACACCGGCCTGCCCCTGCAGCTCATCAGCGACGAGATCCCCGCCGAGCAGTCCACGCTCTCGGCGCAGCTCGCTCAAGGCGTCATCGGCCAGGCGCGCGCGTGCGAGCAGGCTGCGGGGGTGCTCTCGCGCTTCAAGGCGGGGCTCAATGATCCCGACAAGCCCGTGGGCACGCTGCTCTTCGTGGGCCCCACGGGCGTGGGCAAGACGGAGCTCTCCAAGCAGCTCGCGCGCACGCTCTTCGGCCACGAGGACCGGATGATCCGGCTCGACATGTCCGAGTTCATGCTGCCCGGCTCGGCGCAGCGGCTGATGGAGGTGGGCCCCGGCATCACCAGCCTCGCCGAGCGGGTCCGCCAGCAGCCGATGTCGCTCGTCCTCTTCGATGAAATCGAGAAGGCGCACCCCGAGATCTTCGACTTGCTGCTCGGCATCCTGGGCGAGGGCCGGCTCACCGACAGCCTCGGGAGGCTGGTGGACTTCCGGATGACGGTCATCTGCATGACGAGCAACCTCGGCGTCGAGCAGTCCGAGCCCATGGGCTACGGCGCCGAGCGCGGCTCCGGTGACTTCTTGCGCGCCGTGCGCCAGGCGTTCCGGCCAGAGCTCTTCAACCGCATCGATCACGTCATCCCCTTCCGCCGGCTCTCCGAGGAGGACGTGCTGCGCATCGTTGACCTCGAGCTGGAGAAGGCGGCCTCGCGCGCGGGATTGCTGCGGCGCAAGCTGCGGCTGGTGGTGGAGTCGGATGCTCGCGCGTGGCTCGCGCGCCATGGCTATGATCCGAAACTCGGAGCGCGGCCGCTCAAGCGCCTCATCGAAGCCAAGGTGATGGCGCCCATCGCCGTGAAGCTCTCGGCCGACGCCGCACTCGAAGGCGCCATGCTCCCCGTCGTCGTCGCGGGCAGCCCGGCGGAGCAGCAGCTGGCACCGGACTTCCGCGCGCTCGCGACCGTGCTCGGCGCGTGA